In Actinomycetota bacterium, the genomic stretch CCGAGGACCAGATCCGCGAGGCCCTGGCCGAACTCCCGGGGTGGCGATACGAACGGGGAGAGATCTTCAAGCAGTACAAGTTCCCCTCGTTCCTGGATGCCATCGCGTTCATCGACCGGCTGGCGGACGCGGCCGAGGAGGCCAACCACCATCCGGACCTGGAGAACCACTACAACCGGGTCCGGGTGGCCCTGCACACGTGGTCCGAGGACGGCGTGACCGAGAAGGACATCGCCCTGGCCCACCGGATCGAGGCGATCGAGGAGCCGGCGGGCTTCTAACCCAGCGGAGACTTCACCCTCACCGGTGGTCGGGCTCCCGAGGGTTCGGTACGGAGCCGCCTGGCCGCAGCACGAGCTGGTCGTGCGGCTCCACGACGTCGATCAGCCCGGACAGGCCCTGCTGCACCAGCAGCTCGAACCCGTCCGCCTGCACCCGTTCGTCGCCCTCCTCGGGCTGGTCCGTCAGCGCGAAGCGGACGGCCGCTCCTTCCCGGAACATCCGCACGGTGGCGTCCGGGTTGAAGCGGCGGGCCGCCTCGTGGCTCCGGCGGAGGATCTGCACCGCCCAGTCGGTGAACTCGACGCTCATCGCACCCATGCTGCCACAGCGAGCGCCCGAACGGCCGTGCTCGGGTTGCCGCGGCCCGATGCCGGGGGCCATACTTCCGCGGGTTTCCCCGAGCCCGGAGTCCCCAGACGACATGAGACCGATGAGCGTGCCCTTATGGCCTTTCCTCCCCGCCGCGCGCGGAGCCTGTGGGCCTACTTCCTGGCGGAGCGACGGACCCTCCGCCAGGGCCTTGCCGCGCTCCTGCTCTCGACCGCCGCGGGCCTCGTCGCCGGCATAACGCTCGGCTCCATCTCCAAGACGCTGGTCCTGCTTCCGTCGCTGTTCATCCTCATCCCGGCGGCCGTCGGGATGAAAGGGACCATCTTCGGCGCGATCGGGGCCCGCCTGGGAACGAGCACGCACGCCGGACTGTTCGAGGTGAGCTGGGACCGGCGCGGCGTGCTGTTCCAAAACGTCTACGTCGGGGTCATCACGACGTTCTCGTCGTGCCTGTACCTGGCCGCGCTGGCCCGGCTGTCCGCGCTCGCGTTCGGCCTGCGCTCCATCTCGTTCTTCGACTTCGTCACCATCTCGGTGATCGGCGGCGTGCTGGGGTCCGCCGTGGCCATGGCCCTCACCATCGGGCTGTCCCTGGTGGCGGTGCGCCGGGGCTACGACCTGGACGCCGTGTCCACCCCCATCGTCACGGCCTCCGGCGACATGGTCACCATCCCGTCGCTGTTCCTGGCCACGTTCATCGTCCGCGACGCGCACATCGTCTCCACCGTCGTCGCGTCGACCTCGATCGTGGTGTGCCTGTACGCGACGGTCCGCGGGTTCCTGACGGGACTGCCCCTGGCCCGGCGAGCCATCCTCGAGATGACCGGGGTGATCGTGCTCACACCGCTGCTGGACATCCTGGCCGGGACCCTGGTGGAGCCGCGGATCAACCGCTTCCACGAGTTCCCGGCGCTGCTCGCGATCATCCCGCCCCTGGTGTCGAACGCCGGGGCGCTGGGAGGGATCCTGTCCTCGCGGCTGTCCTCCAAGCTCCACCTCGGTCTTCTGTCGCCGAGGGCCCGGCCCGAGGGCGCCGCGCTGCTGGACGGTGCGCTGGTGTTCGTGACCGGCGCGGTCGTGTTCACGGTGGTCGGCGTGATCGGCTACGTGTACGGCCTGTTCGTGGGGAAGTCGCTGGGGGCGGGGGTGATGATCGGCGGCACGCTCCTGACCGGCATGATCGCCACGGTCGTCGCCATCGTGGTGGGGTACTACGTCGCCGTGCTGTCGGCCAGGTTCGGCCTGGACCCGGACAACCAGTCGGTCCCCGTGATCACCAGCGCGATGGACCTGGCCGGCGTGCTCTCGTTCCTGTTCGTTCTGTCACTATTGGGGGTAGTCACGCATGGCTGATCCGGAACCGCCAAGGAACGTCAAGGAGCTGCTCGTCGAGGCGAAGGATGCCTCCGAGCTGATGGTCGACCTGGCCTACGGTGCCGTCTTCTTCAACGAGGAGGACCTGGCCGAGGAGGTCGAGAAGCTCGAGAGCCGCATGGACGGCTACCTCCGCCGGCTCCGCGAGGTGGCCATGCTGGCCGCCCGCAGCCCCGAGGACGCCGAGGCCATGGGCGGGGTGCTCCACATCGCGGCGGCCATCGAGAAGATCGGCGACGCCGCTTCCGACATCGCGCGGGTGGTGCAGGCCAAGCTCGGGATTCCCGACGCATTGCGCCGCGACCTCCGGCACGCCGACGAGATCGTGGGCCGGGTGAAGGTCCGGGAGGGCTCCACCGCCATCGGGCAGTCGCTCCGCGAGCTGATGCTGCCATCCGAGATCGGCGCGTGGCTGATCGCGGTTCGGCGGGGAAGCGAGTGGGAGTTCGACCCGCACGGCGAGACCGTGATCACCGACGGGGACGTCCTGCTGTTCCAGGGTCCCGAGGAGAGCGTGAACCTGATCCGCCAGGTCGCCGGCGCGCCGCCGCTGCCGCCCGGTCCCGACTACGAGAGCCCTCCGCTCGACGAGCTGGACCGGGCCGTGGACATCCTGGTGGAGATGAAGAACTCGGCGGAGGTGGCCGTGGGCCTGGCCTACTCGGCGCTGCTGTTCAACGACCCCGCCCTGGCCGCCGAGGTGGCCACGCTGGAGGCCCGCAGCGACTTCCTCCACGACGAGCTGGAGTCCTGGGTCCTGAAGGCCGCCCCCGAGGCCCGCAACTCCGACGAGCTCCGAGGCTTGCTCCGGCTGGGCTACGCCAGCGAGATGATCTTCGACGCCGCGCGCGACATGACCTGGCTGGTCGAGCACGGCGAGGAGCTCCACCCGGTGGTCCGCATGGCTCTGGAGGAAACGGAAGAGGTGGCGGTGGAGACCATGGTCGAGGCGGGCTCCGCGGCCGAGGGGCACTCGCTGAAGCAGCTAGCGGTGGAGACCGAGACGGGGATGCTCGTGCTGGCCGTGCAGCGGGGCCGCCGGTGGATCTACCGGCCCCGGGCCCGCTTCGAGCTCCAGGCCGGCGACCGGGTCATCTCCATCGGCCCAGAGGAAGGCGCCGACGAGCTGGCCAAGCTGTGCGCCACACCCGCCGGCGCGTTCCGGGAATCGTAGCGGCGACCGGTCGATCTACCGTCGATCGCCCGCAGCGCCGCGGGGCTACCGCGCGAGGGCGGTGAGGCGGCGGAGCGCGGGGGGCATGGAGAAGTGCACGTTCTCCTTGCGGACGCGGATCTCCTCGACCTCGATGGCTCCCTTGCTGCCCAGCCAGGCCACCATACGATGCACGAGCCATTCCGGCGCCGACGCGCCTGAGGTCAGCCCCACGACCTCGGCGCCCTCCAGCCAGGCCGGGTCGACCTCGGTCTCGTCGTCCACCAGGTGGGCCGGCGTGCCCACCTCCCCTGCCACCTCGGCCAGGCGACGGGAGTTCGACGAGTTACGCGACCCGATCACCAGCACCACGTCGGAGCGGCGGGCGATCTCCTTCACCGCATCCTGGCGGTTCTGGGTGGCGTAGCAGATGTCGTCCTTCGGCGGCCCCTGGATCTGCGGGAAGCGCTGCCGGAGGACCTCGATGATCTCGTTGGTCTCGTCCACCGAGAGCGTGGTCTGGGTGAGGTAGGCCACGTTGTCCGGGTCGGGAACCCGGACCCGCCGCGCCTCCTCCGGGCTGCCCACCAGGACGATTCTCTCGGGGGCCTGCCCGCTCGTTCCAACGACCTCCTCGTGCCCGGCGTGCCCGATCAGCAGGATGGTGCGGTCTTCCCGGGCAAAGCGCTGGGCCTCCAGGTGCACCTTCGTGACCAGCGGGCAGGTGGCGTCGATGACCGCGAGGCCCCGGGCCTCCGCGTTCGCGTGCACCTCCGGCGCGACGCCGTGTGCCGACAGCACCACCAGTGACCCCTCGGGGGCCTCGGCCTCGTCCTCCACGAACACGGCGCCCTTGGC encodes the following:
- a CDS encoding 4a-hydroxytetrahydrobiopterin dehydratase translates to MSYPSTMAGMTEDQIREALAELPGWRYERGEIFKQYKFPSFLDAIAFIDRLADAAEEANHHPDLENHYNRVRVALHTWSEDGVTEKDIALAHRIEAIEEPAGF
- a CDS encoding magnesium transporter: MAFPPRRARSLWAYFLAERRTLRQGLAALLLSTAAGLVAGITLGSISKTLVLLPSLFILIPAAVGMKGTIFGAIGARLGTSTHAGLFEVSWDRRGVLFQNVYVGVITTFSSCLYLAALARLSALAFGLRSISFFDFVTISVIGGVLGSAVAMALTIGLSLVAVRRGYDLDAVSTPIVTASGDMVTIPSLFLATFIVRDAHIVSTVVASTSIVVCLYATVRGFLTGLPLARRAILEMTGVIVLTPLLDILAGTLVEPRINRFHEFPALLAIIPPLVSNAGALGGILSSRLSSKLHLGLLSPRARPEGAALLDGALVFVTGAVVFTVVGVIGYVYGLFVGKSLGAGVMIGGTLLTGMIATVVAIVVGYYVAVLSARFGLDPDNQSVPVITSAMDLAGVLSFLFVLSLLGVVTHG
- a CDS encoding potassium channel protein gives rise to the protein MADPEPPRNVKELLVEAKDASELMVDLAYGAVFFNEEDLAEEVEKLESRMDGYLRRLREVAMLAARSPEDAEAMGGVLHIAAAIEKIGDAASDIARVVQAKLGIPDALRRDLRHADEIVGRVKVREGSTAIGQSLRELMLPSEIGAWLIAVRRGSEWEFDPHGETVITDGDVLLFQGPEESVNLIRQVAGAPPLPPGPDYESPPLDELDRAVDILVEMKNSAEVAVGLAYSALLFNDPALAAEVATLEARSDFLHDELESWVLKAAPEARNSDELRGLLRLGYASEMIFDAARDMTWLVEHGEELHPVVRMALEETEEVAVETMVEAGSAAEGHSLKQLAVETETGMLVLAVQRGRRWIYRPRARFELQAGDRVISIGPEEGADELAKLCATPAGAFRES
- a CDS encoding 4-hydroxy-3-methylbut-2-enyl diphosphate reductase — translated: MKKILLAAPRGYCAGVERAVDTVEQALATHGPPVYVRKQIVHNLHVVRELEAKGAVFVEDEAEAPEGSLVVLSAHGVAPEVHANAEARGLAVIDATCPLVTKVHLEAQRFAREDRTILLIGHAGHEEVVGTSGQAPERIVLVGSPEEARRVRVPDPDNVAYLTQTTLSVDETNEIIEVLRQRFPQIQGPPKDDICYATQNRQDAVKEIARRSDVVLVIGSRNSSNSRRLAEVAGEVGTPAHLVDDETEVDPAWLEGAEVVGLTSGASAPEWLVHRMVAWLGSKGAIEVEEIRVRKENVHFSMPPALRRLTALAR